Proteins from one Tsuneonella aeria genomic window:
- the murB gene encoding UDP-N-acetylmuramate dehydrogenase: MDGLRGRLTADAPLAPLVWFKTGGKADWLFEPADLEDLREFLFRIGGRTPVMPLGLGSNLIVRDGGVPGVVIRLGKAFATVEARRDKVLECGGGASGILVSSRARDAGIAGVEFMRGIPGTVGGFVRMNGGAYGREVADVLIDCDVVMPDGEFVTLPARDLEYTYRHSVLPEGAVVVAARFQGREGIPAEIGEEMDRIAAAREASQPLRTRTGGSTFKNPPGEKAWALVDAAGCRGLTLGGAQVSEKHTNFLINTGDATSADIEGLGEQVREKVYADSGISLEWEIQRVGRP, encoded by the coding sequence ATGGATGGCCTTCGCGGCAGGCTGACGGCCGATGCGCCGCTGGCGCCGCTGGTGTGGTTCAAGACCGGCGGCAAGGCCGACTGGCTGTTCGAGCCGGCCGACCTCGAGGATCTGCGCGAATTCTTGTTCCGCATCGGTGGGCGCACGCCGGTGATGCCGCTGGGGCTGGGTTCCAACCTCATCGTCCGCGATGGCGGGGTGCCCGGCGTGGTGATCCGGCTGGGCAAGGCGTTCGCCACGGTGGAGGCCCGGCGGGACAAAGTGCTGGAATGCGGCGGCGGGGCGAGCGGCATCCTGGTCAGCTCCCGCGCGCGCGATGCGGGGATCGCCGGGGTCGAATTCATGCGCGGCATCCCGGGCACCGTGGGCGGCTTCGTGCGGATGAACGGCGGCGCCTATGGCCGCGAGGTGGCCGACGTGCTGATCGATTGCGACGTGGTGATGCCGGACGGCGAGTTCGTGACCCTGCCGGCCCGCGACCTCGAATATACCTACCGCCATTCCGTCCTTCCGGAAGGGGCGGTGGTCGTCGCCGCGCGGTTCCAGGGGCGCGAGGGCATTCCGGCCGAGATCGGCGAGGAGATGGACCGCATCGCCGCCGCGCGCGAAGCCTCGCAGCCGCTGCGCACGCGCACCGGCGGCTCCACTTTCAAGAACCCGCCGGGTGAAAAGGCCTGGGCTCTGGTCGACGCAGCCGGATGCCGCGGCCTGACATTGGGCGGCGCGCAGGTGAGCGAGAAGCACACCAATTTCCTTATCAACACCGGCGACGCGACGAGCGCCGATATCGAAGGCCTGGGAGAACAGGTGCGAGAAAAAGTCTACGCCGACAGCGGTATCTCGCTGGAATGGGAAATCCAGCGGGTGGGCCGGCCGTGA
- a CDS encoding UDP-N-acetylmuramoyl-tripeptide--D-alanyl-D-alanine ligase, producing the protein MALWTAEEIAAATGGTASGPFQCAGVEIDSRDVRSGDLFVALKGEATDGHRFIDKAFAAGAAAALVSEPIDRPHVLVADTGDALAKLAAAARARADAVRVGVTGSVGKTGVKEAIFAALDRASRGAAHRSVRSYNNHVGVPLSLARMPARSRYGVFEMGMNHAGEIAALTRHVRPHVAVVTTIAPAHIENLGSEEAIADAKAEIFAGLAEGGTAVIPADSVHYDRLLVHARQAGAKVIAFGRAAHADARLMDAIPSANGGALVTADIAGTRLCYSVAEPGDHWIMNSLAVMAAVHAAGGDLAAAGLALAEMGGLKGRGARHRVAVPGGHALLIDESYNANPASMRATLRQLGQTPATRRVAVLGSMKELGDFAAGFHGQLVEPLAEARVDHAVLVGDEMRSLAVELRRELGKGAAGLLAAPLTFAHCDGPGEAIAALEEFGLAGGDAILVKGSNSVGLGRLVAHFVDRGR; encoded by the coding sequence ATGGCGCTGTGGACCGCCGAGGAAATCGCGGCCGCCACAGGCGGAACCGCCAGCGGCCCATTCCAGTGCGCCGGCGTCGAGATCGACAGCCGCGACGTCCGCTCGGGCGATCTTTTCGTGGCGCTGAAGGGCGAAGCGACCGACGGGCACCGCTTCATCGACAAGGCTTTCGCGGCCGGCGCGGCGGCGGCCCTCGTCAGCGAGCCGATCGACCGTCCGCACGTCCTGGTGGCCGACACCGGCGATGCACTGGCGAAACTCGCCGCGGCGGCGCGCGCCCGGGCCGATGCGGTGCGTGTCGGCGTGACCGGCTCGGTCGGCAAGACGGGCGTCAAGGAAGCGATCTTCGCCGCGCTCGACCGCGCGAGCCGCGGCGCCGCGCATCGCAGCGTGCGCAGCTACAATAACCACGTCGGGGTCCCGCTCAGCCTGGCGCGGATGCCGGCTCGCAGCCGATATGGCGTGTTCGAGATGGGCATGAACCACGCCGGCGAAATCGCGGCGCTCACCCGGCACGTCCGGCCGCATGTCGCCGTCGTCACCACCATCGCCCCCGCGCATATCGAGAACCTCGGCAGCGAAGAGGCGATCGCCGACGCGAAGGCGGAAATCTTCGCGGGCCTGGCCGAAGGCGGCACGGCGGTCATCCCGGCCGACAGCGTGCATTACGATCGCCTGCTGGTGCACGCGCGGCAAGCGGGGGCGAAAGTCATTGCCTTCGGGCGTGCCGCCCATGCCGATGCGCGGCTGATGGACGCCATTCCGAGCGCCAATGGCGGCGCGCTGGTCACCGCCGACATCGCGGGCACGCGGCTGTGCTATTCGGTGGCGGAGCCGGGCGATCACTGGATCATGAACTCGCTGGCGGTGATGGCGGCGGTTCACGCGGCGGGGGGCGATCTGGCGGCGGCGGGGCTGGCGCTGGCGGAGATGGGCGGCCTCAAGGGGCGAGGCGCGCGCCACCGCGTGGCTGTGCCGGGCGGTCATGCGCTGCTGATCGACGAAAGCTACAACGCAAATCCCGCCAGCATGCGCGCGACCTTGCGCCAGTTGGGCCAGACGCCGGCTACCCGGCGGGTCGCGGTGCTCGGCAGCATGAAGGAACTGGGCGATTTCGCCGCCGGCTTCCACGGCCAGCTGGTCGAGCCGCTGGCCGAGGCGCGCGTCGACCATGCGGTGCTGGTGGGCGACGAGATGCGCAGCCTTGCGGTTGAATTGCGTCGCGAACTGGGGAAAGGGGCCGCCGGCCTGCTTGCCGCGCCGCTGACCTTCGCCCATTGCGATGGACCTGGCGAGGCGATCGCGGCGCTCGAGGAATTTGGCCTTGCGGGCGGCGATGCGATCCTGGTGAAGGGATCGAATTCGGTCGGGCTTGGCAGATTGGTCGCGCACTTCGTCGACCGTGGACGTTAG
- the mraY gene encoding phospho-N-acetylmuramoyl-pentapeptide-transferase, with translation MLYLLSEWMGFEGVFNLVRYQTFRAGATLLTALLIGLIIGPRFIDLLRVRQGKGQPIREDGPQTHLAKRGTPTMGGLMILTSLSLALLLWMNLSNPFVWACIAVTLGFGLIGFLDDYDKVAKSSHAGVPGRVRLLLEFVVAGIAAWIVVGQINTFLYIPFFSGRGVELGWFYYIFAALVMVGAGNAVNLTDGLDGLATMPVIIAAGTFAIISYLAGRADYSAYLGIPHVPGAGELAIFCAAIMGAGLAFLWFNAPPAAVFMGDTGSLALGGALGAIAVASHHEIVLGVVGGLFVFEALSVIIQVFWFKRTGKRVFRMAPIHHHFEQLGWSESKVVIRFWIVSIVLALLGLATLKLR, from the coding sequence ATGCTGTACTTGCTATCCGAGTGGATGGGTTTCGAAGGGGTTTTCAACCTCGTCCGCTACCAGACGTTCCGCGCCGGCGCGACGCTGCTCACCGCGCTGCTGATCGGCCTGATCATCGGGCCGCGTTTCATCGACCTTCTGCGCGTGCGGCAGGGCAAGGGGCAGCCGATCCGCGAGGATGGGCCCCAGACCCACCTGGCGAAACGCGGCACGCCCACGATGGGCGGGCTGATGATCCTCACCAGCCTTTCGCTGGCGCTGTTGCTGTGGATGAATTTGTCCAATCCCTTCGTCTGGGCGTGCATCGCGGTGACGCTGGGGTTCGGCCTCATCGGGTTCCTCGACGATTACGACAAGGTGGCCAAGTCGAGCCACGCGGGCGTGCCGGGCAGGGTGCGTCTGCTGCTCGAATTCGTGGTGGCGGGCATCGCGGCGTGGATCGTCGTCGGCCAGATCAACACGTTCCTCTACATCCCGTTCTTTTCCGGCCGCGGGGTGGAGCTGGGCTGGTTCTACTACATATTCGCCGCCCTGGTGATGGTGGGCGCCGGTAACGCGGTGAACCTGACCGACGGGCTGGACGGGCTCGCCACGATGCCCGTGATCATCGCCGCCGGCACGTTTGCGATCATCTCCTATCTTGCCGGCCGCGCGGACTATTCGGCCTATCTCGGCATTCCGCACGTGCCGGGGGCGGGGGAACTCGCCATCTTCTGCGCCGCGATCATGGGGGCGGGCCTTGCCTTCCTGTGGTTCAACGCGCCGCCAGCGGCGGTGTTCATGGGCGATACCGGCAGCCTGGCGCTCGGCGGGGCGCTCGGCGCGATCGCGGTCGCCAGTCATCACGAGATCGTGCTGGGCGTGGTCGGCGGCCTTTTCGTGTTCGAGGCGCTGTCGGTCATCATCCAGGTGTTCTGGTTCAAGCGAACGGGCAAGCGGGTGTTCCGCATGGCCCCGATCCACCATCATTTCGAACAGCTCGGTTGGAGCGAAAGCAAGGTCGTGATCCGGTTCTGGATCGTCTCGATCGTGCTCGCCTTGCTGGGCCTCGCCACGTTGAAGCTGCGATGA
- a CDS encoding cell division protein FtsQ/DivIB, with translation MAETISRKGKGVRRSAAARSRADTARRARARTGSAMGGALALLPFTEEQLHKVFLVAILGGAAALMWVVASLAGVPALLQAQVASLAADAGFEVRRVQVTGVDRMNELKVYERVLAERDRPMPLVDVDAIRADLLALSWVEDARVSRQLPETLVVDVVERTPRAVLRKADKLVLIDGGGHELEPISSANARGMLKISGPGAARQVAELDTLLDAAPALKSQVAEAEWVGNRRWNLTFATGQVLALPHGDDASAGALVSFARLDGLNRLLGGKVAAFDMRAPDRIYMRIPGRAQAKALEASPKANGGQ, from the coding sequence ATGGCTGAAACGATCAGCCGCAAGGGCAAGGGCGTCCGCCGATCGGCCGCGGCCCGCAGCCGTGCGGACACCGCGCGCCGTGCGCGTGCGCGGACCGGCAGCGCCATGGGCGGGGCGCTGGCGCTGCTGCCGTTCACCGAAGAGCAGCTGCACAAGGTGTTCCTGGTCGCGATCCTCGGCGGCGCAGCGGCGCTGATGTGGGTCGTCGCCAGCCTCGCGGGTGTTCCCGCGCTGCTCCAGGCGCAAGTCGCTTCGCTCGCCGCCGACGCCGGGTTCGAAGTGCGTCGGGTCCAGGTCACCGGCGTCGATCGCATGAACGAGCTCAAGGTCTACGAACGCGTGCTGGCCGAGCGCGACCGCCCGATGCCGCTGGTCGACGTGGATGCCATCCGGGCCGACCTGCTGGCGCTTTCGTGGGTGGAGGATGCCCGAGTCAGCCGACAGCTGCCTGAAACGCTGGTGGTCGACGTGGTCGAGCGCACGCCGCGCGCGGTGCTGCGCAAGGCGGACAAGCTGGTGCTGATCGACGGCGGCGGGCACGAGCTCGAGCCGATCTCCAGCGCCAATGCCAGGGGAATGCTCAAGATTTCCGGCCCCGGCGCCGCGCGCCAGGTGGCGGAGCTCGACACGCTGCTCGATGCGGCGCCGGCGCTGAAATCGCAGGTGGCGGAGGCCGAATGGGTCGGCAACCGGCGGTGGAACCTGACGTTCGCCACCGGCCAGGTGCTCGCCCTACCGCATGGTGACGACGCATCGGCCGGCGCGCTCGTCTCGTTCGCGCGGCTCGATGGGCTCAACCGGCTGCTGGGCGGCAAGGTCGCCGCGTTCGACATGCGCGCGCCCGACCGGATCTACATGCGCATTCCGGGCCGCGCGCAGGCCAAGGCGCTGGAAGCAAGCCCAAAAGCAAACGGGGGGCAATGA
- the murG gene encoding undecaprenyldiphospho-muramoylpentapeptide beta-N-acetylglucosaminyltransferase translates to MSGASRHYVLAAGGTGGHLIPAFALATELERRGHHVALLTDARGAQLPGKPDFLPVHLIPAGRFGKNPLHWPRGIAAIREGRRMALRLFESFAPSAVVGFGGYPVFPALLAALAAKVPSVVHEQNAVLGRVNRLLARKVDAIATSYPDVARLSPRHAGKVHLVGNPVRAGVLALRDEPFPAFTADGLLRVLVTGGSQGARVMSEVVPDGLAMLPPALRQRLQVTQQCRPEDLETVRARYRGHDIPAELGTYFEDMAARLADAHLFIGRAGASTIAELTAVGRPAILVPLPIATDDHQAANTREIVRAGGARMIRQDKFTAKELAKQIQAMAQRPETLATAAHAAWNCGRPKAVEDLADLVESFGGTALMDVIRVDGGDGRAASGEFAAQGAARDMMR, encoded by the coding sequence ATGAGCGGGGCAAGCCGCCATTACGTGCTGGCCGCCGGGGGCACGGGCGGGCACCTGATCCCCGCATTCGCACTGGCGACCGAGCTGGAGCGGCGCGGGCACCACGTCGCGCTGCTGACTGATGCGCGCGGAGCTCAATTGCCCGGCAAGCCCGATTTCCTGCCGGTCCACCTGATCCCGGCCGGGCGGTTCGGCAAGAACCCGCTCCATTGGCCGCGCGGCATCGCCGCGATCCGCGAAGGGCGGCGCATGGCGCTGCGCCTTTTCGAAAGCTTCGCGCCGAGCGCGGTGGTGGGATTCGGGGGATACCCGGTGTTTCCCGCCCTGCTCGCGGCGCTCGCGGCGAAAGTGCCCAGCGTGGTGCACGAACAGAACGCGGTGCTGGGCCGTGTGAACCGCCTGCTGGCGCGCAAGGTCGATGCGATCGCCACGTCGTATCCCGATGTCGCCCGCCTTTCACCCCGCCATGCGGGCAAGGTGCATCTGGTGGGCAACCCGGTGCGTGCGGGCGTCCTCGCGCTGCGGGACGAACCGTTCCCCGCGTTCACCGCCGACGGCCTGCTGCGCGTGCTTGTCACCGGCGGAAGCCAGGGCGCGCGGGTGATGAGCGAGGTCGTGCCCGATGGGCTGGCCATGCTGCCACCGGCCTTGCGCCAGCGCCTGCAAGTCACCCAGCAGTGCCGGCCGGAAGACCTCGAGACCGTGCGTGCGCGCTATCGCGGGCACGACATCCCGGCCGAACTCGGCACCTATTTCGAAGACATGGCCGCGCGTCTGGCGGACGCGCACCTGTTCATCGGGCGGGCCGGGGCGAGCACCATCGCCGAACTGACGGCCGTCGGCCGCCCCGCGATCCTGGTCCCGCTTCCCATCGCAACCGACGATCACCAGGCGGCCAACACGCGCGAGATCGTGCGCGCAGGTGGCGCGCGGATGATCCGGCAGGACAAGTTCACCGCCAAGGAGCTTGCCAAGCAGATCCAGGCGATGGCCCAGCGCCCCGAAACGCTCGCCACGGCTGCCCACGCCGCGTGGAATTGCGGGCGGCCGAAAGCTGTCGAGGATCTGGCGGACCTCGTCGAAAGCTTCGGCGGTACGGCGCTGATGGATGTGATCCGCGTCGACGGCGGCGACGGCCGCGCCGCCAGTGGAGAATTTGCCGCACAGGGCGCCGCCAGGGATATGATGCGGTGA
- a CDS encoding FtsW/RodA/SpoVE family cell cycle protein, which yields MSPRPYIPRSGDRVPAPARYPTSRRAELKIWWREIDRVLLVLVLALMAMGTAAVFAASPASAHRLSTRNVDLPELYFYWAHLRWQALGLVFLFAASTLSRENARRVGIVLAGTMLFFLLLVPIVGGEVNGARRWINLGIAGFQPSEFLKPGFAILLAWIVSWRLRDPQLPVVATVTGVMALVGALMMLQPDFGGTILFAGVWFVIVLLAGIPLKRVGIMIGAGAGLLVATYLLYDNARHRIDAFLGGGTAFDQVDLASRTLLAGGWTGSGLWLGVRKMNLPEAHTDYIFSVIGEEFGLIACAIIVALYLAVIVRVLTRLVDEEDLFTLLAAAGLCTQIGGQAFINILVNLQLFPSKGMTLPLVSYGGSSTIAVCIAVGLLVALTRRNPFLYRETPGLRGLITRELGA from the coding sequence GTGAGCCCGCGGCCCTACATTCCCCGCAGCGGCGACCGCGTGCCGGCGCCTGCCCGATATCCCACGTCGCGGCGGGCGGAGCTCAAGATCTGGTGGCGCGAGATCGACCGGGTGCTGCTCGTCCTGGTGCTCGCGCTGATGGCAATGGGGACCGCTGCGGTGTTCGCCGCCTCGCCCGCCAGCGCGCACCGCCTGTCCACCCGCAATGTCGACCTGCCGGAGCTGTATTTCTACTGGGCGCACTTGCGCTGGCAGGCGTTGGGGCTGGTGTTCCTGTTCGCCGCGTCGACTCTCAGCCGCGAGAACGCCCGGCGGGTCGGCATCGTGCTGGCCGGCACGATGCTGTTCTTCCTGCTGCTGGTCCCGATCGTCGGGGGCGAAGTCAACGGCGCGCGGCGCTGGATCAACCTCGGCATCGCGGGGTTCCAGCCGTCCGAGTTCCTGAAGCCGGGGTTCGCTATCCTGCTGGCCTGGATCGTCAGCTGGCGGCTGCGCGATCCGCAGCTTCCCGTGGTCGCCACGGTCACGGGCGTCATGGCGCTGGTCGGCGCGCTGATGATGCTGCAGCCCGATTTCGGCGGCACCATCCTGTTCGCAGGGGTGTGGTTCGTGATCGTGTTGCTGGCCGGCATCCCGCTGAAGCGCGTGGGCATCATGATCGGGGCGGGCGCGGGCCTGCTCGTAGCCACGTACCTGCTGTACGACAACGCGCGCCACCGGATCGACGCGTTCCTGGGCGGCGGAACGGCGTTCGACCAGGTCGATCTTGCCAGCCGCACGCTGCTCGCCGGCGGGTGGACCGGCAGCGGGCTGTGGCTGGGCGTGCGCAAGATGAACCTGCCGGAAGCGCATACCGATTACATCTTCTCCGTGATCGGCGAGGAATTCGGGCTGATCGCCTGCGCGATCATCGTGGCGCTCTATCTCGCCGTCATCGTGCGGGTGCTGACCCGCCTGGTCGATGAAGAGGACCTGTTCACACTACTCGCCGCCGCGGGGCTCTGCACGCAGATCGGCGGGCAGGCGTTCATCAACATCCTGGTCAACCTGCAACTGTTCCCGTCGAAAGGGATGACCCTGCCGCTGGTCAGTTATGGCGGATCGTCGACGATCGCCGTCTGCATCGCCGTGGGCCTGCTGGTGGCGCTGACCCGGCGCAACCCGTTCCTCTATCGGGAGACGCCGGGCCTGCGCGGCCTGATCACGCGGGAGCTTGGCGCATGA
- the murC gene encoding UDP-N-acetylmuramate--L-alanine ligase gives MKGVPTDIGTVHFVGIGGIGMSGIAEVMNNLGYAVQGSDLGESATVERLRARGIPVMIGHAADNVAGAAVVVTSTAVKRSNPEVAAALEHRIPVVRRAEMLAELMRLKNTVAVAGTHGKTTTTSMVAALLDAGGIDPTVINGGVIEQYGSNARLGDSDWMVVEADESDGSFLRLDGTIAVVTNIDPEHLDHYGDFEAVRRAYVEFIHNVPFYGAAVLCSDHPEVQAVIGQVRDRKVVTYGFSPQADVGADNVRPDGGGSVFDVVVRRLGEEDRRIADVRLPMPGRHNVQNALAAIAVALEMECPDAVIRTGFAKFGGVRRRFTRAGEVPAGGGVAAIIDDYAHHPVEIRAVLAAARESAGAAGGRVIAVVQPHRFTRLRDLMDDFQNAFNDADRVFVTPVYTAGEEPIEGVDSAALVAGLKSRGHRWAGVIPDQQALARALAADVQAGDFVVCLGAGDITRWAAGLADAIRQEQAA, from the coding sequence GTGAAGGGCGTTCCCACCGACATCGGGACGGTGCACTTCGTCGGGATCGGCGGGATCGGCATGTCCGGCATCGCGGAAGTGATGAACAACCTCGGCTACGCGGTGCAGGGATCGGATCTCGGAGAAAGCGCCACGGTCGAACGGCTGCGCGCGCGGGGCATCCCGGTGATGATCGGGCACGCGGCGGACAACGTCGCCGGCGCGGCTGTGGTTGTCACCTCGACCGCGGTGAAGCGCAGCAATCCGGAAGTCGCCGCCGCGCTCGAACACCGCATCCCGGTGGTCCGCCGCGCGGAGATGCTGGCCGAACTCATGCGGCTCAAGAACACCGTCGCGGTGGCCGGCACGCACGGCAAGACGACGACGACCAGCATGGTGGCCGCGCTGCTCGATGCCGGCGGGATCGATCCCACCGTCATCAACGGCGGCGTGATCGAGCAGTACGGTTCAAACGCCCGGCTGGGCGACAGCGACTGGATGGTGGTGGAGGCGGACGAGAGCGACGGCAGCTTCCTGCGCCTCGACGGTACGATCGCGGTCGTCACCAATATCGATCCCGAACACCTCGACCACTACGGCGATTTCGAGGCGGTGCGGCGGGCCTATGTGGAATTCATCCACAACGTGCCGTTCTATGGCGCGGCGGTGCTGTGCAGCGACCACCCGGAAGTGCAGGCGGTGATCGGCCAGGTGCGCGACCGCAAGGTGGTGACGTACGGCTTTTCCCCCCAGGCCGACGTGGGGGCGGACAACGTGCGCCCCGATGGCGGCGGCAGCGTGTTCGACGTCGTGGTCCGCCGGCTGGGCGAGGAAGATCGCCGCATCGCCGACGTGCGGCTACCGATGCCGGGGCGGCACAACGTGCAGAACGCGCTGGCCGCGATCGCCGTGGCGCTGGAGATGGAATGCCCCGACGCGGTCATCCGCACAGGCTTTGCCAAGTTCGGCGGGGTCCGGCGCCGGTTCACCCGCGCGGGCGAGGTCCCGGCCGGTGGCGGCGTGGCGGCGATCATCGACGATTACGCCCATCACCCGGTGGAAATCCGCGCGGTCCTTGCCGCCGCGCGCGAAAGCGCCGGGGCCGCCGGAGGGCGGGTGATCGCAGTGGTGCAGCCGCACAGGTTCACCCGCTTGCGCGACCTGATGGACGATTTCCAGAACGCCTTCAACGATGCGGACCGGGTGTTCGTCACGCCGGTCTACACGGCGGGTGAAGAGCCGATCGAGGGCGTGGATTCCGCGGCGCTGGTCGCGGGCCTCAAATCGCGCGGTCACCGCTGGGCCGGCGTGATCCCCGATCAGCAGGCGCTGGCCCGCGCGCTCGCCGCCGACGTGCAGGCCGGCGATTTCGTCGTCTGCCTAGGCGCGGGCGACATCACGCGCTGGGCAGCGGGCCTGGCGGACGCGATCCGGCAGGAGCAGGCGGCATGA
- a CDS encoding D-alanine--D-alanine ligase, whose translation MGNPAGGPAVSAVTAKPHVVVLMGGWANERPVSLMSGEGVARALEARGYRVTRIDMDRTVAARIAEAAPDVVFNALHGVPGEDGTVQGMLDLMGVPYTHSGLATSVIAIDKELTKQALVPHGVPMPGGRVVESEGLFEKDPLARPYVLKPVNEGSSVGVAIVTDESNYGNPIRRDAAGPWQEFATLLAEPYIRGREMTVAVLDGADGPRALTVTELVPKSGFYDFDAKYTDGMTDHICPADIPERIAELCKAYAVQAHVLLGCNGCSRTDFRWDDEQGEAGLFVLETNTQPGMTPLSLVPEQARHCGMCYEDLVEALVGEALARGVRHG comes from the coding sequence ATGGGAAATCCAGCGGGTGGGCCGGCCGTGAGCGCGGTAACGGCAAAGCCCCACGTCGTCGTCCTCATGGGCGGGTGGGCGAACGAGCGCCCCGTCTCGCTGATGAGCGGCGAAGGCGTTGCCAGGGCGCTGGAGGCGCGCGGATACCGCGTCACGCGCATCGACATGGATCGTACCGTGGCAGCGCGCATTGCAGAGGCCGCGCCCGACGTCGTGTTCAACGCGCTGCACGGGGTGCCGGGTGAAGACGGCACGGTGCAGGGCATGCTCGACCTGATGGGCGTGCCCTACACCCATTCCGGCCTCGCGACATCGGTCATCGCGATCGACAAGGAACTGACCAAGCAGGCGCTGGTGCCGCACGGCGTGCCCATGCCCGGCGGCCGCGTGGTAGAGAGCGAAGGCCTGTTCGAGAAAGACCCGTTGGCGCGCCCTTACGTGCTGAAGCCGGTCAACGAAGGAAGCTCCGTCGGCGTCGCGATCGTCACGGACGAAAGCAATTACGGCAACCCGATCCGGCGCGACGCCGCGGGGCCCTGGCAGGAATTCGCCACCTTGCTTGCGGAACCGTACATCCGCGGACGGGAGATGACGGTGGCCGTGCTCGACGGGGCCGATGGGCCGCGCGCGCTGACGGTGACGGAACTGGTGCCCAAGTCCGGCTTCTACGATTTCGACGCCAAGTACACCGACGGGATGACGGATCACATCTGCCCCGCCGACATTCCCGAACGGATCGCGGAACTGTGCAAGGCATATGCCGTGCAGGCCCACGTCCTGCTCGGCTGCAACGGGTGCAGCCGGACCGATTTCCGCTGGGATGACGAACAGGGGGAGGCCGGGTTGTTCGTGCTGGAAACCAACACCCAGCCGGGAATGACCCCGCTCAGCCTGGTGCCCGAACAGGCGCGCCATTGCGGGATGTGTTACGAGGATCTGGTCGAGGCGCTTGTCGGCGAAGCGCTTGCGCGGGGGGTAAGACATGGCTGA
- a CDS encoding Mur ligase family protein, whose amino-acid sequence MIVSPAFAGKRYAVLGLARSGLAAVESLVASGARVTAWDRQDHARAKVDTANVLLADPLEIDLTGYDGVVVSPGVPLNTHPIAARAAQFGVPVIGDIELFAQARAALPPHKVVGITGTNGKSTTTALVHHILQTAQVPSTMGGNIGLPILAQDPLAPNENGVGVYVLELSSYQIDLTYTLDCDVAVLLNVTPDHLDRYDGFEAYRQSKMRLFAMQSPGRAAIMPISGESRIDQSGWPSLQGPHNAGNALAAMEIARALRIPEATLATALRTFTGLPHRMERVATHGGVLFVNDSKATNTDSAAPALAAFPPQSDGPRIHWIVGGLPKEDGLGACAPHLGNVKAAYTIGEAGPRFAQLIEPHAPVVRAEMLCEATRRAIAAAAPGDVVLLSPACASFDQFKDYEQRGERFRQFVAVLTEDPAADPCKQEALV is encoded by the coding sequence ATGATCGTCTCGCCCGCCTTTGCCGGCAAGCGGTACGCAGTCCTGGGCCTGGCGCGCTCGGGCCTCGCGGCGGTGGAATCGCTGGTCGCCAGCGGTGCGCGCGTGACCGCGTGGGACCGGCAGGATCATGCCCGCGCCAAGGTGGACACCGCCAACGTGTTGCTTGCCGATCCGCTGGAGATCGACCTGACCGGCTACGATGGCGTCGTCGTCTCGCCTGGCGTGCCGCTCAACACCCACCCGATCGCCGCGCGCGCCGCGCAGTTCGGCGTGCCGGTGATCGGCGATATCGAACTGTTCGCGCAGGCCCGCGCCGCGCTGCCGCCGCACAAGGTCGTCGGGATCACCGGCACCAACGGCAAGAGCACGACCACCGCGCTCGTCCACCACATCCTCCAGACCGCGCAAGTGCCGAGCACGATGGGCGGCAATATCGGCCTGCCGATCCTGGCGCAGGACCCGCTGGCGCCCAATGAGAACGGGGTCGGCGTCTATGTGCTGGAGCTGTCGAGCTACCAGATCGACCTGACCTACACGCTCGATTGCGACGTGGCGGTGCTGCTGAACGTGACGCCGGATCATCTCGACCGATATGACGGCTTCGAGGCTTACAGGCAGTCCAAGATGCGCCTGTTCGCGATGCAGTCTCCGGGCCGGGCGGCGATCATGCCGATCAGCGGGGAGAGCAGGATCGACCAATCCGGTTGGCCGAGCCTGCAAGGACCGCATAATGCCGGCAATGCCCTTGCGGCGATGGAGATTGCGCGCGCGCTGCGCATTCCCGAGGCGACATTGGCGACGGCCCTCCGCACTTTCACCGGCCTCCCCCACCGCATGGAGCGGGTTGCGACGCACGGCGGCGTGCTGTTCGTCAACGACAGCAAGGCGACCAATACGGACAGCGCGGCCCCCGCGCTCGCCGCCTTTCCGCCCCAGAGTGACGGCCCACGCATTCACTGGATTGTCGGCGGGCTGCCCAAGGAAGACGGGCTGGGCGCCTGCGCGCCGCATCTCGGGAACGTCAAGGCTGCCTATACGATCGGCGAGGCCGGCCCGCGCTTCGCGCAACTGATCGAGCCGCATGCCCCGGTGGTCCGTGCGGAAATGCTGTGCGAGGCGACCCGCCGCGCCATCGCCGCGGCCGCGCCGGGTGATGTGGTTCTGCTCTCGCCCGCCTGCGCCAGTTTCGATCAGTTCAAGGATTACGAACAGCGCGGCGAACGCTTCCGCCAGTTCGTTGCCGTTCTGACCGAGGATCCCGCCGCCGACCCGTGCAAGCAGGAAGCGCTGGTGTGA